In Candidatus Nanopelagicales bacterium, a single genomic region encodes these proteins:
- a CDS encoding TraR/DksA family transcriptional regulator — MPSKRGVRADESPWTKAELAGVRDELEADQARLKEELQVTEEGIADLVRDSGDGAGDDIADAGSKTFEREQEMSLADNARDLLSQTERALERLDSGTYGICESCGGPIGKARLQAFPRATLCMSCKQAEERA; from the coding sequence ATGCCGAGCAAACGTGGTGTCAGAGCTGATGAGTCGCCATGGACCAAGGCAGAGCTTGCTGGGGTACGTGATGAGCTCGAGGCCGACCAGGCGCGACTCAAAGAGGAGTTGCAGGTCACTGAGGAGGGAATCGCAGACTTGGTTCGCGACTCCGGTGACGGCGCCGGCGACGACATTGCCGATGCCGGTTCCAAGACCTTTGAGCGCGAGCAGGAGATGTCACTGGCGGACAACGCCCGGGATCTGCTCTCGCAGACCGAGCGGGCACTTGAGCGCCTGGATTCTGGTACTTACGGCATCTGTGAGTCTTGCGGTGGACCGATCGGTAAGGCTCGCCTGCAGGCCTTCCCACGGGCGACTCTGTGCATGAGTTGCAAACAGGCCGAGGAACGCGCGTAA
- the lspA gene encoding signal peptidase II, translating into MATETTDDGSAEAIEHGAPPSRTFLWLTLTIAVAVLVVDQLTKLWAVAALEGQPPVPIIGSLLQLNFIRNPGAAFSLGSGFTIIFSLIAIGVAVVIVRTARTLGSATWAVALGGLLGGALGNVIDRIFREPSVLRGHVVDFIEITHWPVFNVADMAITCSAALMVILTIKGIPLRGRPAGAASLAPDA; encoded by the coding sequence GTGGCCACTGAAACCACCGACGACGGGTCGGCGGAAGCGATAGAACACGGCGCGCCGCCGTCACGCACATTCCTTTGGCTGACTCTGACCATTGCGGTCGCGGTACTCGTAGTTGATCAACTAACCAAGTTGTGGGCTGTGGCCGCGCTGGAAGGGCAGCCACCCGTGCCCATCATCGGCTCGCTTCTGCAATTGAATTTCATCCGCAACCCGGGCGCAGCGTTCTCACTCGGCAGTGGCTTCACGATCATCTTCAGCCTCATCGCGATCGGCGTGGCTGTGGTAATCGTTCGGACTGCTCGCACCCTCGGATCGGCGACCTGGGCGGTTGCTCTCGGAGGTCTGCTAGGCGGCGCCCTGGGGAACGTGATTGATCGAATCTTCCGTGAACCCTCGGTTCTGCGTGGGCACGTAGTGGACTTCATCGAAATTACCCACTGGCCCGTCTTCAACGTGGCGGACATGGCGATCACCTGTTCCGCGGCCCTCATGGTGATCTTGACCATCAAGGGAATCCCGTTGCGCGGTCGCCCAGCCGGTGCAGCGAGTCTGGCGCCCGATGCCTGA
- a CDS encoding RluA family pseudouridine synthase has protein sequence MPDEQRHEVPDSLAGERVDVALARLTGLSRTQLAGMILDGLVMVDGKRPTRSDRLAAGSVLEVAAREQVAEQGSETFVGPVVGLAIVFEDADLVVVDKPVGVAAHASPGWTGPTVTAGLRAMGVALADVGPAEREGIVHRLDVGTSGLMVVAKSERAYARLKQAFRDREVDKTYHALVQGHPDPSRGTIDAPIARHPHHDYKFAVVTGGKDSITHYETLEAFSYASLLKIGLETGRTHQIRVHMAALNHPCCGDITYGADPNLAKKLGLKRQWLHAVRLSFDHPLTGEPIVFQSAYPDDLAHALAVLAD, from the coding sequence ATGCCTGACGAGCAACGCCACGAGGTACCGGACTCCCTCGCGGGCGAACGGGTCGATGTTGCACTCGCCCGACTCACCGGCTTATCTCGCACCCAACTCGCTGGCATGATCCTCGATGGCCTTGTGATGGTCGACGGCAAACGACCAACGAGATCCGATCGCCTCGCGGCGGGCAGTGTGCTTGAGGTTGCCGCTCGCGAGCAGGTTGCCGAACAGGGATCGGAAACCTTTGTCGGACCGGTCGTCGGGCTGGCGATCGTGTTTGAAGACGCCGACCTCGTAGTTGTCGACAAGCCCGTCGGCGTGGCAGCGCACGCAAGTCCGGGATGGACCGGACCGACCGTTACCGCGGGCTTGCGAGCGATGGGCGTTGCCCTTGCCGACGTAGGACCCGCCGAACGTGAGGGAATCGTTCATCGGCTCGACGTCGGGACAAGTGGACTGATGGTTGTGGCCAAATCAGAGCGGGCCTATGCCCGACTCAAACAGGCCTTCCGCGACCGCGAGGTCGACAAGACTTACCACGCGCTCGTGCAAGGACACCCAGACCCTTCTCGGGGAACGATCGACGCCCCCATCGCGCGGCATCCCCACCACGATTACAAGTTCGCAGTTGTGACTGGCGGGAAGGACTCGATCACCCATTACGAGACCCTTGAGGCGTTCAGCTACGCATCGCTGTTGAAAATTGGCCTGGAGACAGGCCGGACTCATCAGATTCGAGTCCACATGGCTGCGCTGAACCATCCCTGCTGCGGTGACATCACCTATGGCGCGGACCCCAACCTGGCAAAAAAGCTGGGACTCAAGCGGCAGTGGCTGCATGCGGTGCGGCTGTCGTTCGACCATCCCCTCACGGGGGAGCCCATAGTCTTCCAGTCTGCCTACCCTGATGACCTGGCGCACGCACTCGCCGTGCTCGCGGACTGA
- a CDS encoding TetR/AcrR family transcriptional regulator, protein MPDSPPHQIAVRSAAPGYLTGFELDGLHPIAEPADEFATKTRLLDAAVRLFADHGYEASSMRELAGEVGVKAPAIYNHFDSKLDVLVTAIDYSVADFLRTVLPGLEEVPADQRLYELLRRHVMYKTTDVAFARAHDKLLDADFMRRVLPPADYQRIAGALTGYRNIIRDLVILAEPTAGDDPGVDLPVLVSALVALCDTVSAWFRPEGTLTAEAVAEQCGSIARRMVST, encoded by the coding sequence ATGCCTGACTCGCCGCCGCACCAGATTGCGGTTCGGTCAGCAGCGCCGGGCTATCTGACCGGCTTCGAACTCGATGGTCTCCACCCCATTGCTGAGCCAGCCGACGAATTCGCCACCAAGACCAGATTGTTGGATGCCGCCGTGCGGCTGTTCGCCGATCACGGGTACGAAGCCTCATCAATGCGGGAACTGGCCGGCGAGGTCGGTGTCAAAGCGCCAGCGATCTACAACCACTTCGATTCCAAGCTCGACGTCCTGGTCACGGCTATTGACTATTCGGTAGCCGACTTCCTCCGAACTGTCCTGCCCGGCTTGGAAGAGGTGCCGGCCGACCAGCGGCTCTACGAGCTACTGCGACGTCACGTGATGTACAAGACCACCGATGTTGCCTTCGCCCGCGCACACGACAAACTCCTTGATGCCGACTTCATGCGGCGGGTCCTGCCGCCAGCGGACTACCAACGGATTGCCGGAGCGCTGACTGGCTACCGGAACATCATCCGTGACCTTGTCATCCTCGCCGAACCGACGGCCGGCGACGATCCGGGTGTAGACCTGCCGGTGCTGGTGTCGGCACTCGTCGCCCTGTGCGACACGGTCAGCGCTTGGTTTCGACCGGAGGGGACCTTGACCGCAGAGGCCGTCGCCGAGCAGTGTGGATCCATTGCCCGGCGAATGGTTTCGACCTGA
- a CDS encoding SDR family NAD(P)-dependent oxidoreductase yields MTEESTTASTTDAVAPTYVVVGAGPGIGLQTAKAFAGRGWRTVLVGRTLANLANLAGAITDEFPNAPPPQLVVADAEEPVALKLALDDADLGRVDVAHFNVVLWVPGGYESSLIEVAAGMSAGVVAAMAMAQSLVPLLIEAPGRGLLMLTGGGTADHPSPASTGLGLQKAALRNLALALHQELDPDQVRVSTMTIYGTVAPDTDFDANRIGTAIAGIYDSAQSIASSAWTAVTEFRG; encoded by the coding sequence ATGACCGAAGAGAGCACAACTGCCAGTACCACAGACGCCGTTGCGCCCACCTACGTCGTGGTCGGCGCCGGTCCCGGGATCGGGCTGCAGACAGCCAAGGCATTCGCCGGCAGGGGGTGGCGGACAGTGCTCGTGGGCAGGACGCTGGCAAATCTGGCGAACCTGGCGGGTGCAATCACCGATGAGTTCCCCAACGCGCCACCGCCGCAACTGGTGGTGGCGGACGCCGAGGAGCCGGTGGCACTGAAACTGGCGCTCGACGATGCCGACCTCGGCCGAGTCGACGTCGCACACTTCAACGTCGTGCTGTGGGTTCCCGGGGGCTATGAGAGCTCATTGATCGAGGTTGCCGCCGGGATGTCCGCCGGAGTGGTCGCTGCCATGGCTATGGCGCAATCGTTGGTCCCGCTGCTGATCGAGGCTCCCGGTCGCGGTCTGCTGATGTTGACCGGCGGCGGCACGGCTGACCACCCGTCGCCCGCGTCCACTGGACTCGGTCTGCAGAAGGCGGCGCTGCGCAACTTGGCGCTCGCACTGCACCAGGAGCTAGATCCCGACCAGGTTCGGGTGTCAACTATGACGATCTACGGCACGGTCGCTCCAGACACGGACTTCGACGCCAACCGAATTGGCACGGCGATCGCAGGGATCTACGACTCCGCCCAGTCCATCGCGTCGTCTGCGTGGACCGCGGTTACCGAGTTCCGCGGCTAG
- a CDS encoding acyl-CoA dehydrogenase family protein, producing the protein MNRTIFETEHEEFRSAVTTFVQRSVLPNLEKMIEARLIDRDIWREAGRQGFLGLEVPAEYGGSQADDYRFNTILAEELSKASLGLNSSFQIHEDIVAPYLVDLGTEELKARLLPGFCSGDLVAGIGMTEAGGGTDLAALKTTAVPDGDDWIVNGSKTFITNGYTADILVVAARTSPEKGARGISLFVLEEGMPGFERGRKLDKTGQHEADTAELFFNNVRVPGQNLLGEVDSGFIYMMERLPQERIGCAISNLAHAKQAFLETVDYAKERQAFGKPIGSFQHLKFVLAEQATKLDVTQAFMDQCVTDKMNGTFTATDAAKAKWWTSQIQNEVIDACVQIFGGYGYMNEYRIARAWQDARVTKIWAGSNEIMKELIGRDLGL; encoded by the coding sequence ATGAACCGCACAATCTTTGAAACCGAGCACGAGGAATTCCGTTCCGCCGTCACCACTTTCGTCCAGCGCTCGGTTCTGCCGAACCTCGAGAAGATGATCGAGGCACGCTTGATCGATCGTGACATCTGGCGCGAAGCCGGTCGACAGGGCTTCCTGGGCCTTGAGGTGCCAGCGGAGTACGGCGGCAGCCAAGCCGACGACTACCGGTTCAACACGATCCTGGCCGAGGAACTGTCCAAGGCAAGCCTTGGTCTCAACTCGTCATTCCAGATTCACGAGGACATCGTCGCTCCCTACCTGGTCGACCTGGGCACCGAGGAACTCAAGGCACGCCTGCTGCCGGGCTTCTGCTCCGGCGACCTGGTCGCTGGTATCGGAATGACCGAGGCAGGTGGCGGAACGGACCTGGCAGCACTCAAGACCACCGCAGTGCCCGACGGTGATGACTGGATCGTCAATGGGTCCAAGACCTTCATTACCAACGGCTACACCGCGGACATCCTGGTGGTGGCGGCACGGACGAGCCCCGAGAAGGGCGCCAGAGGGATCTCATTGTTCGTCCTCGAGGAGGGCATGCCGGGCTTCGAGCGCGGGCGCAAACTGGACAAGACCGGCCAGCATGAGGCCGACACCGCCGAACTGTTCTTCAACAACGTTCGCGTTCCCGGGCAGAACCTGCTCGGGGAGGTGGACTCCGGGTTCATCTACATGATGGAGCGGCTACCCCAGGAGCGAATCGGCTGCGCGATCAGCAACCTGGCGCATGCCAAACAGGCATTCCTGGAGACCGTGGATTACGCCAAGGAGCGGCAGGCATTTGGCAAGCCAATCGGCAGCTTCCAGCACTTGAAGTTCGTCCTCGCCGAGCAGGCGACCAAGCTCGACGTGACGCAGGCGTTCATGGATCAGTGCGTGACCGACAAGATGAACGGCACCTTCACGGCGACCGATGCGGCGAAGGCCAAGTGGTGGACCTCGCAGATTCAGAACGAAGTCATTGACGCGTGCGTGCAGATCTTTGGTGGCTACGGCTACATGAATGAATACCGCATTGCTCGGGCCTGGCAGGATGCTCGCGTGACCAAGATCTGGGCTGGATCGAACGAGATCATGAAGGAACTCATCGGTCGCGACCTCGGCCTATGA
- the dnaE gene encoding DNA polymerase III subunit alpha has product MLDGAARVGDLFAEAARLEMPAVAITDHGNLFGAYEFWKRGKESGVKAIIGMEGYYAPQGRFELSPFDFGGGFDEGTNESGESSARGRQAYTHMTVLAETTEGMHNLFRLSSLASLEGYYRHPRFDRDLLQQYGKGIIATTGCPSGEVNRWLQAGNYDRALAAAADFQEILGKENYFCELMDHGIPIERSYRENLLKIARTLDMPLLATNDLHYVRQSDAAAHDVLLCIGTRTTMDDPKRFRFTGDQFYLKPSVEMRDLWHELPEACDNTLLIAERCNVEFNEGASLMPVFPIPEGESEESWLVKEVEIGLTKRFNGAVPDAHRKQATYEVGVICQMGFPGYFLVTADLVRYAKEQGIRVGPGRGSAAGSIVAWALGITELDPIRHGLLFERFLNPERISMPDIDMDFDERRRGDMIRYATQKYGSERVAQIVTYGSIKAKAAIKDSARALGMPYSTGDRITKAMPPAVMGKDIPLSGIFDPDNSRYREAGEFRDLYEADPDVRRVVDTAKGLEGLKRQPGVHAAGVILCKEPLLDVIPLWMRQQDGAVITQFDMGVCETLGLLKMDFLGLRNLTVIDDCLAAIKTNRGETIVPEDLTLDDEAAYALMSRGDTLGVFQLDGGPMRALLRSMAPDNFEDISAVLALYRPGPMGANAHNDYADRKNGRKPVVAIHPELAEPLDEILGDTYGLIVYQEQVMAIAQLLAGYSLGSADLLRRAMGKKKKEILDKEYQPFRDGMLANDYSEEAIKTLWDILVPFSDYAFNKAHTAGYGLVSYWTSFLKANYPAEYMAALLTSVKDDKDKSAIYLNECRRMHIKVLPPDVNESDSNFTATGTDIRFGLSAIRNVGTNVVEAIIAARTAKGRFADFPDFLRKIDASACNKRVVESLIKSGAFDSLGHTRRGLSQVHAEAVDAVIDTKRAEAIGQFDLFGEQSASGEAVGSSLGLEMSIPLHEWEKSTLLAHERDMLGLYVSDHPLNGVEGALRAASDCSIASILRDDAVDGRVVTLAGLVTGVQRKLTKRGDPWAIVTLEDLDASIEVMVFPQTYASMGPYCAEDSVLVVKGRIDLREEDAIKFVAMEVSVPDLASGSAGPVVINVTASRVVPPVVARLKEILDTHPGTSEVRLEVRNGPRTTVLRIDDAKRVTPSPSLFADLKALLGPSCLTGTSSADGAP; this is encoded by the coding sequence ATGCTCGATGGTGCGGCGCGCGTCGGTGACCTCTTTGCTGAGGCGGCCCGCCTGGAGATGCCCGCCGTCGCCATCACCGACCATGGAAACCTCTTCGGCGCGTACGAGTTCTGGAAGCGCGGCAAGGAATCCGGTGTCAAGGCAATCATCGGGATGGAGGGGTACTACGCCCCCCAAGGCCGGTTCGAGTTATCGCCGTTCGACTTTGGCGGCGGCTTCGACGAAGGCACCAACGAGAGTGGTGAATCCAGTGCCCGCGGTCGGCAGGCCTACACCCACATGACGGTGTTGGCCGAGACGACCGAGGGCATGCACAACCTGTTCCGACTCTCGAGCCTGGCGAGTCTGGAGGGCTACTACCGGCACCCTCGATTCGACCGCGACCTGCTCCAGCAGTACGGCAAGGGAATCATCGCGACGACGGGTTGCCCCTCGGGCGAGGTCAACCGCTGGCTCCAGGCCGGCAACTACGACCGCGCCCTGGCCGCTGCCGCTGACTTCCAGGAAATCCTCGGCAAGGAGAACTACTTCTGCGAACTGATGGATCACGGGATTCCGATTGAGCGCTCGTATCGCGAGAACCTGCTGAAAATCGCCCGGACTCTCGACATGCCGCTGCTGGCAACCAACGACCTGCACTACGTCCGGCAAAGTGACGCCGCTGCCCACGATGTCCTGTTGTGTATCGGCACGCGAACCACCATGGATGACCCCAAGCGGTTCCGGTTCACCGGCGACCAGTTCTACCTCAAGCCTTCTGTTGAGATGCGCGACCTGTGGCACGAACTCCCCGAGGCGTGCGACAACACCCTGCTGATCGCGGAGCGATGCAATGTTGAGTTCAACGAAGGCGCCAGTCTCATGCCTGTTTTTCCGATCCCGGAAGGGGAGTCCGAGGAGAGCTGGCTGGTCAAAGAAGTAGAAATCGGCCTGACCAAGCGTTTCAATGGTGCAGTCCCCGACGCCCATCGAAAGCAGGCGACGTACGAGGTCGGCGTCATCTGCCAGATGGGTTTTCCCGGCTATTTTCTCGTCACTGCCGACCTGGTGCGCTACGCCAAGGAGCAAGGCATCCGAGTCGGTCCCGGGCGTGGCTCCGCAGCCGGGTCGATCGTGGCCTGGGCACTCGGCATCACCGAACTCGATCCGATCAGGCACGGATTGCTGTTCGAGCGGTTCCTCAATCCCGAGCGCATCTCGATGCCAGATATCGATATGGACTTCGACGAGCGCCGCCGCGGCGACATGATCCGTTATGCCACCCAGAAGTACGGGTCCGAGCGGGTAGCTCAGATCGTCACCTATGGCTCGATCAAGGCGAAGGCCGCGATCAAAGATTCCGCTCGCGCGCTGGGCATGCCCTACTCCACCGGCGACCGGATCACCAAAGCGATGCCACCGGCGGTCATGGGCAAGGACATCCCGCTTTCCGGCATCTTCGATCCAGACAACTCCCGCTACCGCGAGGCCGGGGAGTTCCGCGACCTCTACGAGGCTGATCCAGACGTCCGGCGCGTGGTCGACACTGCCAAGGGCCTGGAGGGCCTCAAGCGCCAACCCGGCGTCCACGCGGCCGGGGTGATCTTGTGTAAGGAGCCGCTACTCGACGTCATTCCGCTGTGGATGCGCCAACAGGATGGCGCCGTCATCACCCAATTCGACATGGGCGTCTGCGAGACACTCGGTCTGTTGAAGATGGACTTCCTCGGCCTACGCAACCTAACGGTGATCGACGACTGCCTGGCCGCGATCAAGACGAACCGCGGCGAGACAATCGTCCCGGAGGACTTGACCCTCGACGACGAGGCGGCGTACGCGTTGATGTCGCGTGGGGACACGCTCGGGGTGTTCCAACTCGACGGCGGTCCCATGCGGGCGCTACTTCGTTCCATGGCGCCGGACAACTTCGAGGACATCTCGGCCGTGCTGGCGCTGTACCGGCCCGGTCCGATGGGTGCCAACGCGCACAACGACTACGCCGACCGGAAGAACGGCCGCAAACCAGTCGTCGCGATTCACCCAGAGCTTGCCGAACCACTCGATGAGATTCTGGGTGACACCTACGGGTTGATCGTCTACCAGGAACAGGTCATGGCGATCGCCCAGCTATTGGCGGGTTACTCGTTGGGCAGCGCGGATCTGCTTCGCCGCGCGATGGGTAAGAAGAAGAAGGAGATTCTCGACAAGGAGTACCAGCCTTTCCGGGACGGAATGCTGGCCAACGACTACTCCGAAGAAGCCATCAAGACCCTTTGGGACATCTTGGTGCCGTTCTCCGACTACGCGTTCAACAAGGCCCACACGGCTGGATACGGACTCGTCTCGTATTGGACCTCGTTCCTCAAGGCGAATTACCCGGCCGAGTACATGGCCGCACTGCTCACCAGCGTCAAGGACGACAAAGACAAGAGCGCGATCTATCTCAACGAGTGTCGACGCATGCACATCAAGGTGCTGCCCCCCGACGTCAACGAGTCGGACTCCAATTTCACCGCCACGGGAACGGACATCCGGTTCGGACTTTCGGCGATCCGCAACGTTGGAACGAACGTTGTCGAGGCGATCATCGCTGCACGCACGGCGAAGGGTCGGTTCGCCGACTTTCCGGACTTTCTCCGCAAGATCGATGCCAGCGCCTGCAACAAGCGTGTCGTGGAATCGCTGATCAAGTCCGGAGCTTTCGACTCGTTGGGTCACACTCGCCGCGGGCTGTCGCAGGTTCACGCCGAGGCGGTGGACGCGGTCATCGATACCAAACGTGCGGAGGCGATCGGTCAGTTCGATCTGTTCGGCGAGCAGAGCGCTTCGGGTGAGGCGGTGGGGTCGTCGCTGGGTTTGGAGATGTCTATCCCGCTACACGAGTGGGAGAAGTCGACGCTGCTCGCGCACGAGCGGGACATGTTGGGTCTGTACGTCTCGGATCATCCGCTCAACGGTGTCGAAGGGGCACTGCGAGCAGCAAGCGATTGCTCCATCGCCTCGATCCTTCGCGACGATGCTGTCGACGGGCGAGTGGTCACCTTGGCTGGTCTGGTGACCGGCGTCCAACGCAAGCTCACCAAGAGGGGCGATCCCTGGGCGATTGTCACCTTGGAGGACCTCGATGCCTCTATCGAGGTCATGGTGTTCCCGCAGACGTATGCGTCGATGGGTCCGTACTGTGCCGAAGACTCGGTCTTGGTGGTCAAGGGTCGGATTGACCTGCGCGAGGAAGACGCGATCAAGTTCGTCGCCATGGAGGTCAGTGTTCCTGATCTCGCGAGTGGTTCGGCCGGTCCAGTGGTGATCAACGTGACGGCGAGTCGGGTCGTGCCACCGGTGGTCGCGCGGCTCAAGGAGATCCTTGACACCCACCCGGGAACCAGCGAGGTGAGGTTGGAGGTTCGCAACGGACCACGGACTACCGTGCTGCGAATCGACGACGCCAAACGGGTAACTCCGAGCCCGTCACTGTTCGCCGATCTCAAGGCACTGCTTGGCCCGTCGTGTCTGACTGGCACGTCCTCTGCCGATGGTGCGCCCTGA
- a CDS encoding Cys-tRNA(Pro) deacylase produces the protein MPKKGAIETTATQQLIDNEVPYAVHQYGSDDEPAQIPTVTSSRRRAIEMGIDPTRVLHTELAIADGEPVITAVPASAVLDSASLAAAVGSVDSSPADSADIKKVTGYKEEDLSILGLRKHVPTVIDAAALDFPTVVVSAGRYGYVVELSPEDLVRLTNARTAPIGRVL, from the coding sequence ATGCCGAAAAAGGGGGCCATCGAGACCACCGCGACCCAGCAACTGATCGATAACGAGGTTCCCTACGCGGTGCACCAGTACGGCAGCGACGACGAACCAGCTCAGATCCCAACGGTCACCAGTTCCCGACGACGCGCGATCGAGATGGGAATCGACCCGACCCGCGTGCTGCACACCGAATTGGCCATAGCTGACGGAGAACCCGTCATCACCGCCGTGCCCGCGTCGGCGGTGCTGGATTCAGCATCGCTGGCGGCCGCCGTGGGTTCGGTCGACAGCAGTCCAGCCGACTCGGCAGACATCAAGAAAGTAACCGGCTACAAGGAAGAGGACCTGAGCATTCTCGGCTTGCGCAAGCACGTGCCGACCGTTATCGATGCCGCGGCCTTAGATTTTCCGACGGTCGTCGTTTCCGCTGGCCGTTACGGCTACGTGGTCGAATTGTCACCCGAGGATCTGGTTCGGCTGACAAACGCTCGGACGGCCCCGATTGGCCGCGTCCTCTAG
- the hisD gene encoding histidinol dehydrogenase, giving the protein MRFLDLRAMTGDPRSVVPRAEVDVAAAEKAVAGVIDRVRAEHEPAVLDYCEQFDGVRPAQLRVPAEVLSGALVELDPQVRASLEEAIRRVRLVHSDEIPSDRTTEVAPGGTVTQRWIPVDRVGLYVPGGRAVYPSSVVMNVVPAQLAGVGSIAIASPPQPDNDGWPHPTILAAAALLGIDEVYAVGGAQAVAWLAFGSASDISAGQPGYCEPVMMVTGPGNLWVTAAKRLLRGVIGIDSEAGPTEILVLADDSADPVFVASDLISQAEHDVIAASVLVTDSESLAGAVVNQLDDQVNATKHSERISEALRGHQSAVVLVRDLDQAVAVANAYGAEHLEIHTREAATVAGRIRNAGAVFVGPWSPVSLGDYCAGSNHVLPTGGCAGYSSGLSVHSFLRSVHVVQYDQSALQEVAADVTTLAHAEDLPAHAAAVAARLGIIGGSDS; this is encoded by the coding sequence ATGCGATTCCTGGATTTGAGGGCGATGACCGGTGACCCTCGATCCGTCGTGCCGCGCGCTGAGGTCGATGTCGCGGCGGCGGAGAAAGCGGTAGCTGGCGTCATCGATCGCGTTCGCGCCGAACATGAGCCAGCCGTGCTGGACTACTGCGAGCAGTTCGATGGCGTGCGCCCGGCCCAACTCCGAGTCCCGGCCGAAGTGCTGTCCGGCGCCCTCGTGGAACTCGACCCCCAGGTACGTGCCTCGTTGGAAGAAGCGATTCGGCGAGTGCGGTTGGTGCACAGCGATGAGATTCCCTCCGACCGAACTACGGAGGTTGCACCCGGCGGAACTGTCACCCAGCGCTGGATCCCGGTCGACCGGGTCGGCCTCTACGTTCCGGGTGGCCGGGCCGTCTACCCCAGCAGCGTGGTTATGAACGTGGTTCCGGCCCAACTCGCCGGCGTCGGTTCGATTGCGATCGCCTCGCCACCCCAGCCGGACAACGACGGCTGGCCCCACCCGACAATCCTGGCCGCTGCGGCACTGCTTGGAATCGACGAGGTCTACGCCGTTGGTGGCGCGCAAGCGGTCGCTTGGTTGGCATTCGGATCAGCGAGCGACATCTCAGCTGGCCAGCCCGGCTACTGCGAACCGGTGATGATGGTGACCGGACCCGGAAACCTATGGGTGACTGCCGCCAAGCGCCTCCTGCGAGGCGTGATCGGTATCGACTCCGAGGCGGGACCGACCGAGATTCTGGTGCTGGCCGACGACTCCGCTGATCCGGTGTTCGTCGCCTCGGACCTCATCAGCCAGGCCGAACACGATGTCATTGCTGCATCCGTCCTGGTCACAGACAGCGAGAGCTTGGCTGGCGCGGTTGTCAACCAACTTGACGACCAGGTCAATGCGACCAAGCACAGCGAACGAATCTCCGAGGCCCTGCGCGGCCACCAGAGTGCGGTTGTGCTCGTACGCGACCTCGACCAAGCCGTGGCCGTCGCAAACGCCTACGGCGCTGAACACCTTGAGATACACACGCGCGAAGCCGCCACCGTTGCTGGCCGCATCCGCAACGCAGGCGCCGTCTTTGTCGGCCCCTGGTCACCGGTGTCACTGGGGGACTACTGCGCGGGTTCCAATCACGTCCTGCCAACGGGTGGTTGCGCGGGCTACTCGTCGGGGCTTTCGGTGCACAGCTTCCTGCGGTCGGTCCACGTCGTCCAGTACGACCAGTCCGCACTCCAAGAGGTTGCCGCAGATGTGACGACGTTGGCCCACGCGGAGGACCTGCCAGCACACGCTGCTGCGGTGGCCGCCCGCTTGGGCATCATTGGGGGATCCGATTCGTGA